A single region of the Pseudomonas solani genome encodes:
- a CDS encoding glutamine--tRNA ligase/YqeY domain fusion protein, translating to MSKPETPAAANFLRPIVQADLDAGTHAKIVTRFPPEPNGYLHIGHAKSICLNFGLAQEFGGDCHLRFDDTNPAKEDQEYIDAIESDVKWLGFQWSGEVRYASNYFDQLHAWAIELIKAGKAFVCDLNAEEMREYRGSLHEAGKNSPFRERSVEENLDLFARMKAGEFPDGARSLRAKIDMASPNINLRDPILYRIRHAHHHQTGDKWCIYPSYDFTHGQSDAIEGITHSICTLEFEDHRPLYEWFLANLPVPAQPRQYEFSRLNLNYTITSKRKLKQLVDEKHVSGWDDPRMSTLSGYRRRGYTPESIRNFCEMVGVNRASGVVDIGMLEFSIRDHLDATASRAMCVLKPLKVVITNYPEGQVENLELPRHPKEDMGVRALPFAREIYIDASDFEEVPPAGFKRLIPGGEVRLRGSYVIRADEAIKDAAGNIVELLCSYDENTLGKNPEGRKVKGVIHWVPAEASVECEVRLYDRLFRSANPEKSEEGGSFLDNINPESLVVLTGCRAEPSLANAQPEERFQFEREGYFVADIKDSQPGKPVFNRTVTLRDSWGQ from the coding sequence ATGAGCAAGCCTGAGACCCCCGCCGCCGCCAACTTCCTCCGCCCCATCGTCCAGGCCGACCTGGATGCCGGTACGCACGCCAAGATCGTCACCCGCTTCCCGCCGGAGCCCAATGGCTACCTGCACATCGGCCATGCCAAGTCGATCTGCCTGAACTTCGGCCTGGCCCAGGAATTCGGCGGTGACTGCCACCTGCGCTTCGACGACACCAACCCGGCCAAGGAAGACCAGGAATACATCGACGCCATCGAAAGCGACGTGAAATGGCTGGGCTTCCAGTGGTCGGGCGAGGTGCGCTACGCCTCCAACTATTTCGACCAGCTGCACGCCTGGGCCATCGAGCTGATCAAGGCCGGCAAGGCGTTCGTCTGCGACCTCAACGCCGAAGAGATGCGTGAATACCGCGGCAGCCTGCACGAGGCGGGCAAGAACAGCCCGTTCCGCGAGCGCTCGGTGGAAGAGAACCTGGATCTGTTCGCCCGCATGAAGGCCGGCGAGTTCCCGGATGGCGCCCGCTCCCTGCGCGCCAAGATCGACATGGCCTCGCCGAACATCAACCTGCGCGACCCGATCCTCTACCGCATCCGCCACGCCCATCACCACCAGACCGGCGACAAGTGGTGCATCTACCCCAGCTACGACTTCACCCACGGTCAGTCGGACGCCATCGAGGGCATCACCCACTCCATCTGCACCCTGGAGTTCGAGGACCATCGCCCGCTCTACGAATGGTTCCTGGCCAACCTGCCGGTCCCCGCGCAGCCCCGCCAGTACGAGTTCTCGCGCCTGAACCTGAACTACACCATCACCAGCAAGCGCAAGCTCAAGCAACTGGTGGACGAGAAACACGTCAGCGGCTGGGACGACCCGCGCATGTCGACGCTCTCCGGCTACCGCCGTCGCGGCTACACCCCGGAATCGATCCGCAATTTCTGCGAGATGGTCGGCGTCAACCGTGCCAGCGGCGTGGTCGACATCGGCATGCTGGAATTCAGCATCCGTGACCACCTGGACGCCACCGCGTCCCGCGCCATGTGCGTGCTCAAGCCGCTCAAGGTAGTGATCACCAACTACCCGGAAGGCCAGGTCGAGAACCTCGAACTGCCGCGCCACCCCAAGGAAGACATGGGCGTTCGCGCGCTGCCCTTCGCCCGCGAGATCTACATCGACGCCAGCGACTTCGAAGAAGTCCCGCCGGCCGGCTTCAAGCGCCTGATCCCTGGTGGCGAAGTGCGCCTGCGCGGCAGCTACGTGATCCGCGCCGACGAAGCCATCAAGGATGCCGCCGGCAACATCGTCGAGCTGCTTTGCTCCTATGACGAGAACACCCTCGGCAAGAACCCCGAAGGCCGCAAGGTCAAGGGCGTGATCCACTGGGTGCCGGCCGAGGCCAGCGTCGAGTGCGAAGTGCGCCTGTACGACCGCCTGTTCCGTTCGGCGAACCCGGAGAAATCCGAAGAGGGCGGCAGCTTCCTCGACAACATCAACCCCGAGTCGCTGGTGGTGCTCACCGGCTGCCGCGCCGAGCCGTCCCTGGCCAATGCGCAGCCCGAGGAGCGCTTCCAGTTCGAGCGCGAAGGTTACTTCGTCGCCGACATCAAGGATTCGCAGCCCGGCAAGCCGGTGTTCAACCGCACCGTCACCCTGCGTGATTCCTGGGGGCAATGA
- a CDS encoding peptidylprolyl isomerase gives MIKLHTNHGVITLELFEDKAPETVANFKEYVKAGHYDGTVFHRVISNFMIQGGGFEPGMKQKTTRASIKNEANNGLSNKVGTVAMARTMEPHSASAQFFINVSDNSFLNHSAPTVQGWGYAVFGEVTEGMDVVNKIKGVATTMKSGHQDVPVEDVIIEKAEIVE, from the coding sequence ATGATCAAGCTGCACACCAACCATGGCGTCATCACCCTGGAACTCTTCGAAGACAAAGCCCCGGAAACCGTGGCCAACTTCAAGGAGTACGTGAAGGCCGGCCACTACGATGGCACCGTCTTCCACCGCGTGATCTCCAACTTCATGATCCAGGGCGGCGGCTTCGAGCCGGGCATGAAACAGAAGACCACCCGCGCCTCCATCAAGAACGAGGCCAACAACGGCCTGTCGAACAAGGTCGGCACCGTGGCCATGGCCCGCACCATGGAGCCGCACTCGGCGTCCGCGCAGTTCTTCATCAACGTTTCCGACAACAGCTTCCTCAACCACAGCGCGCCGACCGTGCAGGGCTGGGGCTACGCGGTGTTCGGTGAAGTGACCGAAGGCATGGACGTGGTCAACAAGATCAAGGGCGTGGCCACCACCATGAAGTCCGGCCACCAGGACGTACCGGTCGAAGACGTGATCATCGAGAAGGCCGAGATCGTCGAGTGA
- the cysS gene encoding cysteine--tRNA ligase, with the protein MALSIYNTLTKVKEAFQPLEGNSVRMYVCGMTVYDFCHIGHARVMVAFDVVTRWLRERGYDVTYVRNITDIDDKIIRRAQENGEPFEALVDRMIAAMHEDEARLAVLRPDIEPRATGHIAGMHTMIQTLIDKGFAYAPGNGDVYYRVGKFEGYGKLSRRRIDELKIGARIEVDESKEDPLDFVLWKGAKPGEPSWESPWGPGRPGWHIECSVMSTCCLGETFDIHGGGPDLVFPHHENEIAQSEAATGKLYARAWMHAGAVRVDGEKMSKSLGNFFTIREVLEKYHPEVVRYLLVSSHYRSPINYSEDNLKEAKGALERFYTALRGLPEAPAAEGEAFVERFNASMDDDFNTPEAVAVLFDMAREVNRLRDTDLAAAAALAARLKALGGLLGLLQLDPDAFLQAGATGKVDAAEVEALIQARLQARAEKNWAESDRIRDQITALGVVLEDGKGGTTWRLAE; encoded by the coding sequence ATGGCGCTGTCGATCTACAACACCCTCACCAAGGTCAAGGAAGCCTTCCAGCCGCTGGAAGGCAACAGCGTGCGCATGTACGTGTGCGGCATGACCGTGTACGACTTCTGCCACATCGGCCACGCCCGCGTGATGGTCGCCTTCGACGTAGTCACCCGCTGGCTGCGTGAGCGCGGCTACGACGTGACCTACGTGCGCAACATCACCGACATCGACGACAAGATCATCCGTCGCGCCCAGGAGAACGGCGAGCCGTTCGAGGCCCTGGTCGACCGTATGATCGCCGCCATGCACGAAGATGAAGCGCGCCTCGCCGTGCTGCGCCCGGACATCGAGCCCCGCGCCACCGGCCATATCGCCGGCATGCACACGATGATCCAGACCCTGATCGACAAGGGCTTCGCCTACGCCCCCGGCAATGGCGACGTCTACTACCGCGTGGGCAAGTTCGAAGGCTACGGCAAGCTGTCCCGCCGTCGCATCGACGAGCTGAAGATCGGCGCCCGCATCGAGGTCGACGAATCCAAGGAAGATCCGCTGGACTTCGTGCTCTGGAAGGGCGCCAAGCCCGGCGAGCCGAGCTGGGAATCCCCCTGGGGCCCCGGTCGCCCCGGCTGGCACATCGAGTGCTCGGTGATGTCCACCTGCTGCCTGGGCGAGACCTTCGACATCCACGGCGGCGGCCCGGACCTGGTGTTCCCCCACCACGAGAACGAGATCGCCCAGAGCGAGGCGGCCACCGGCAAGCTCTACGCCAGGGCCTGGATGCACGCCGGCGCGGTGCGCGTGGACGGCGAGAAGATGTCCAAGTCCCTGGGCAACTTCTTCACCATCCGCGAGGTGCTGGAGAAGTACCACCCCGAGGTGGTGCGCTACCTGCTGGTCTCCAGCCACTACCGCAGCCCTATCAACTATTCCGAAGACAACCTCAAGGAAGCCAAGGGCGCCCTGGAACGCTTCTACACCGCCCTGCGCGGCCTGCCGGAGGCGCCCGCCGCCGAGGGCGAAGCCTTCGTCGAGCGCTTCAATGCCTCCATGGATGACGACTTCAACACCCCCGAAGCCGTCGCCGTGCTGTTCGACATGGCCCGCGAGGTCAACCGCCTGCGCGACACCGACCTGGCCGCCGCGGCAGCCCTGGCGGCCCGTCTCAAGGCCCTGGGCGGCCTGCTCGGCCTGCTGCAACTGGACCCGGACGCCTTCCTCCAGGCCGGCGCCACCGGCAAGGTCGACGCGGCCGAGGTCGAAGCCCTGATCCAGGCGCGCCTGCAAGCGCGTGCGGAGAAG